One genomic region from Quercus robur chromosome 4, dhQueRobu3.1, whole genome shotgun sequence encodes:
- the LOC126723576 gene encoding uncharacterized protein LOC126723576, producing MAQIRSDHGNFFSAATEYEILRGIAEGSSGQVFLCKNMLDQHEYALKKIFIEEDDDDEKILEEARIMASLDHPHVVRYYQVWRGDNSYNFEKFAGEFDSLSDDSSGKRDPSRSCIYILMEYCPKTLETVFREGISKELAVRYFRQIVEGLDYIHSQGLIHRDICSQNLFLDSEKQMKIGDFGLAKFMEVKDGEFGVQSSDDYGHHFYRSPEAMKNSWITQKSDIYSLGVLLFGLLYPSKTEVMRIKKLNELQKTLDFPDDWKYPDLIPLIWVLMSKDPSVRPSTADILAREQLWAIVDDVQVQQLKEENLQLKEQLQQVDMGMDMTRTHLNKRPHTF from the exons ATGGCACAAATCAGATCCG ATCATGGCAATTTTTTCTCTGCGGCTACTGAGTATGAGATATTGAGAGGGATAG CTGAAGGTAGTTCTGGCCAAGTCTTTTTATGCAAGAATATGTTAGATCAACATGAATATGCATTAAAGAAGATTTTTATTgaagaggatgatgatgatgaaaaaaTCCTTGA GGAGGCTAGGATTATGGCTAGCTTGGATCACCCACACGTCGTTCGCTACTATCAG GTTTGGCGAGGTGATAACAGTTACAATTTTGAGAAATTTGCTGGGGAATTTGATAGTTTGAGTGATGACTCAAGTGGGAAGAGAGATCCTTCCAGGtcttgcatttatattttgatggaaTACTGTCCGAAGACGCTGGAAACAGTATTCAGAGAGGGAATTAGCAAGGAGCTTGCTGTGAGATATTTTCGACAAATTGTCGAAGGCTTAGACTATATTCATAGTCAAGGCTTGATCCATCGAGACATATGCTCTCAGAATCTATTTTTAGATTCTGAGAAGCAAATGAAAATTGGAGATTTCGGACTAg CAAAATTTATGGAAGTCAAAGATGGGGAGTTTGGGGTGCAAAGTTCAGATGATTACGGACACCACTTCTACAGAAGTCCAGAAGCGATGAAGAATTCCTGGATTACGCAGAAGTCTGATATCTACAGCCTTGGAGTCTTGCTATTTGGACTCCTGTATCCCAGTAAAACAGAAGTGATGAGGATTAAAAAGTTGAACGAGTTGCAAAAAACTCTTGACTTTCCTGACGATTGGAAGTATCCCGATCTTATCCCATTGATCTGGGTCTTGATGTCAAAAGATCCTTCTGTACGTCCATCTACAGCAGACATACTGGCTCGAGAACAACTGTGGG CAATAGTAGATGATGTTCAAGTTCAACAGCTTAAGGAAGAAAATTTACAACTCAAAGAACAATTGCAGCAG GTTGACATGGGTATGGATATGACAAGAACACACTTAAACAAAAGGCCCCACACTTTTTGA